From the genome of Tripterygium wilfordii isolate XIE 37 chromosome 6, ASM1340144v1, whole genome shotgun sequence:
CTGCACTAGTTCATCCTTCCGGGCACCCACAATCTTGTGCACTAATTTGCCTtctttcaagaaaatgaaagttGGCATTGCCTCCACAGACCACTCCTCAGCAACAGTCTGCAGATAAACAATTTGTCAGAGATAAAAGGAACAAATGAACATTTGCAATCATACAATTGTGGGAGCTGCACTGCGCATTGATAAAAGATACTGATTGATGATAAAAGGTACATTACCCTCAGTTCATCCACATCAACCTTCAAGAAGATGACATTAGTGAATTTCTTGGCTAACTCTGAAAAGATTGGGGCAATAATACGGCAAGGACCACACCAAGTAGCCGTAAAGTCCACAACAACCTGCCAAAATACATTTCTTATGATGATAACTACAAAAGTACAGGCATCTATgccaaataaattttaatggcAAGCACAGCAAAAAAGATAGACCATACTTATCTTATCAGAACCCCAACAAACTGTAAGGGCAGGATAAGAGCATCACATATAAGGAAACAAATATCCTCGAATTATCACAAAGGAAACCATTATTCTCAGACTTTCATTGAGTTGGACTGTTTATTCAAGTTCCAAACCCCTTGAGCAGCAAATATAATTACATAGGGCAATAGAGATTCAGATGACAACGCAATTAACCAAGTAAGCGAAAACTTGTGTGCATTTGCCATAATAGTGTTCTTAGGCTCATACAGAAGTTGATTTTAATAGATTAAGGGCATTTCTACATCACAAAGGAAACTTCCTTACATGTTGAGTTACAACCTTTTCCTTAGTAGAAAAATTATAACTTGTTTTTGGATACGATCTTAGAAGAGCTTCAAGATTAGGCTACAACCAACATTAAGTGTATCTGAGTAAAAGCATTCCTATCCGGTTGCACAGTGCCACATAATGGAAATATGAAATGTAAATAAATCTTCATATGAataactgtttttttttcctcctacaAGCAAGCATGTGACCCTAGTAGAGTTGCAAGAGTGTAACCTAAAAATCACatattcaattcctgaaaataacctcttcacatattatgtggctAAGGTATGGGGAGGGCGTTTGAACCTTGCACCTTGAGTACATGAGGTGAGGTTCCGAACCTCTCAACTAGGGGCCTCTCATATGATCAAATTGATTTTACCTATTGTATATACATTTCTGCACTAACAGTATGACTAAAAACAAAAGGCTTGTACATAAAGGCTGTTTCTGAGCTTTGAACCAACGACACATAGGTTTCAATGATGCAAACGAAGCAACTCTGCTCCTGTCCCCAATgtgtagtgttttttttttttttttgccctaaCAGCACAATAGGACAAAATCACCTAAATCGCACAAGTTTGACTTTTTTGGTTCCAAAGTTCCTACAATTGCTCTTAAAATCAACAACAATCGAATTCCATCAGTATCGCTTTCATAAGATTCACCCTTTCAACATCCACAGTTCATAAATCAGAATCGAAAATTTTTCAGATTTCCCAAGCAATCAAAGATACGAGAAAGTCAAAATTAACAACCAAACTCGTAATCCATCACATGAATGGAAAATTTTAGCAAATCAAAACCCGCTCCCACGATCAATCCATAGGAACCcgcacaaaccctaacaacttGTTCGGGAATCACATCCTTGTACGCTCGTGAGAGAAAAAACATAATTACCTAACCAATACCTAGAACAAAATCAAGGTCGATAAAtaggtaaaaggtaaacaaaagCCACACAACAAGAAACCCCACAAAATTAATGGAGAGGGAAAACCCATTAAAGTCGACAGAAAAAACAACAGAGACGAGCGCGATTAAATACCAGTTGTTTGGACTCCTTCGCATTATTGAGCTGCTGAGTCCATGAATCAACAGTGTGGATGCCAAAGACTAGTTCAGCGGCCATGATTTCTCTTTTTTACCACCTGCAAACGAATCAAGTTTTCTTTGTTTCGAAGAAATTTGTACAGAGAACGAAGCGGGTGCCTTGGTATTTATAGGGAAGACTCTGTAAGGACGTTTACAACTAACACCTTCGCGTTGATTAGTTTTTACGCCAATGCCACTATTAGGAATTTAGACGGCGTTTAGCACGTGACGCATTTGCGTATGTCAGTTGTCAACTGTGGTTAAAGATAAGAATCAACGAAATAAACGTGATAGATACGGAAATATTAGAGATTGTTAATAGAATATATTGTTATTAATGCTGATAATATAATTAGCTAGAGATAAGCTGGGGCAATTGCAATAATGAAAACGTCAATAAGGCTTAAACTTACGACATCTCGTTTGCACTAAGAATTAACATGGTCAAGTCCAACATCTCAGCAAACGTTATATCAATCAAATACCTTAAAATTAATCAGAgatttgattgattaatttcCTCACCGACATAACTTTATAAATAGAGATCTCGTTGAAATCAAACGATAAAGGACAACATTTACATATTCAATTGTCACGGACAGTTGAGAGAGATATGGAAGAGTTGTAACTCTTGATGGAGAGAGGTTACAACTCTCCAAACATGGAGACTTCTACATTCCATTAGagcaaaaaaacacaaagaattcACATGAGAAGAATCTCTCTCACGATACTCTCTCCAAATTCGTGTAAAGACAAACATTTTATCTGTGGAGATTAAGGTACACTTCATTCAAgtgatatatatttaattaacatGCATTTGATCTTGAGAAGTTGTCATATATTGAATTCTGTATATATTTGATACTTACATCATCTTACATATTTAATCTAGAGTATGTGTCGAATTGCACCACTACTTGCCAAATTAGAATAATTATTATCAAATAGTTGATAATTTATTGTAATATGGTGATGGGCCCGATTGGGCTTGGTAATGTCTATTTCGGATGTGCTTACATACTGGACCCTTCCTCATAGAAAGTTGGGCTTTTAATCTATTGTATTATTGGGCCAAAACAATATTGCTTTCATAATCCTCTTGGCCCAACAAGCCTCCACTGCCACGTAATATTGAGATGACCCAATAAAATTCTTCCATGTGGAGAGTTCCAATCCCCATTCACTCACACGCAGACCGACTGATAAATCTGAAACTCTCTCTACGCTGCTTCAATGGCTCTCCCTCAGCAGCTCATTTCGTCTCACAAACCCTCACTAAAGCCCTGTCCCTCAATCCCTAACCGTAAGCCTTTCCTTTATTCTTCGCCGCCAGGCCTCAAGCTCTGCCGCTGTAGGAGGGTCAATTCTCTCCGTTGCTCCGATTCTTCTTTCTCCGAGAAGCACCACACGAACTCTCCGAAATCAGTCGACGGTGTTGAGCTTCCATTGTTTCCGCTTCCTCTGGTGCTATTTCCCGGTGCAATACTTCCTCTGCAGATTTTTGAGTTCAGGTATCGGATTATGATGCACACTCTGCTAGAGACTGACTTGCGGTTTGGTGTGATATACTCCGACTCCGTATCAGGTACTGCCGATGTCGGTTGCGTTGGGGAGATTTTCAAGCACGAACGGCTCGCTGAAGACCGGTTCTTTCTCGTCTGTAAGGGGCAGGAGCGGTTTCGCGTGACGGATTTGGTCCGTACAAAACCGTATCTGGTGGCGGAGGTGACGTGGCTGGAGGACCGGCCATCGGGAGACGAGGATCTGGAAGGGTTGGCGAACGAAGCGGAGACATACATGAACGATGTGATTCGGTTGTCGAATCGGCTGGACGGGAAGCCGGAGAAGGAGGCACAGGATTTGCGGAAGAATCTATTCCCTACGCCCTTCTCGTTCTTTGTCGGGAGTACATTCGAGGGCGCACCGAGGGAGCAGCAGGCACTGCTGGAATTGGAGGACACAGCAGCGAGATTGAAAAGGGAGAAGGAGACTTTGAGGAACACGCTTAACTACTTGAGCGCTGCCACTGCTGTTAAAGATGTGTTTCCTTCTTCGTGATAGAGAGGGGAGATGTTTAATGACTGAAAGACCAGGAGAGTGAAGTGGAGGTATCCAAATGCAACCCCCTTGCTCTTTGTTCGTTTTATATCAGAAACTGTAAATTTTGATATGTGTAATCTGTTTTGCTCTATTCTATATATCTTGTTACCTGGTAGTTTTTGTGATTTTGCAACTGTTGCTCTTGATATACTGAAGAGAACTTGCACATAATTGATTATTGGGTTATTGGTAGGAATGAGGTGTTCCCTTGTTTATGCAGCATGAGgttaagggaaaaaaattgaattatcaGTCTGCATTGGGTGAATTGAGAGATTCTAGCCTATGTATTCACCTGTCTTGCCAGCCTACTTCTTGTCATCAGACTTCCAGGGCATTTCAATTACCTGGTCAAGGCATGGGATGCCAGGGCATAATAATCTGTGCGATTTAGAATTTAGTGGCAAAGAAGGTTTCTGTTCACGAGAAACTATTATTGATATTTGTTTAAGGGCTTCCATTGAATGTGCAATAAGTGAAAAACTACAGGTTTCACTTAGTCGGCATTTTCACAATGTTGGACTGCCTAGGATGCTGTAGCGTAACTAAGGGTGCcagtttcttttcttgctttttAGCCTTGGTTGATGGCTTTCCATATCTTAGTTTTGATTAGCAAGGAATATGGATGCATTAGCCTTATGTATTATGCGATAAAATATTTGAATGTAATGTTATCTTTGGCTAATTTTCAGTCTAGTATTCTCAGTTCTGGCAGGAATGTATGGCATGGAGACTAGAATAGGGCAGTGTGACTTTTGTGCTGGAGTAATTCTAGGGTGGTCTTTCATGGTTTTTTCTATGACAAATCTGACTGAAATGGCACAACTAATTCATGCCAACTAGCATAGTTTAAGCACTCTAACAATTAACTTTACATTCTTGATGGGATCTTTAATTTGTTATGTTGATTATTCTAAGCGTCGTGACTTGTGAATTTGCATTGGTATCATGCCTTGCTGCTTGAATAGCTGATAAATTACTATGGCAGATGGTTTCTCACATTCTTTTGGAGTACTCTATAGACTAAATTCTTGAATGTGCGTCTGATCAGTCTAAAACTTTTGGCCTCGTTGTAATTACTAGGCAACAGATGACAGTTTTCTGTGTCTCATGGTTCTACTTCATCCACAATTACTGATTCATTTTATGGTGGGAACCTCTCCTAGGCTCCAGTGAAGTAAATTCCCGGATCCGTGTACTGCTCTCGAGTTTCTCTTTACAGGCATTTTGCCAGGGGTGTGCCTCAAATGGTTGGAGAGAGGTTCGAATCTATGATCTATGGATTTACATAGAACTAGGAAGCAGAAGAATAACAAAATACATCAAGGATCCACAAAGGAGAGCCAAATCATAACTTTGCTGATTCAACATAAGTTTTCATATTAAATTAGCAATATGGGATCTATACGCAAACCTTCTGTCAGTTCGCAAGATATAGGCCAGTGCATTGTAGATCttccaaaatccataattaGAGGCCACCTCATTTTAGATGCTCCTCGAGCTAATGCGGCAATGTGACATGGGAATATTTCATGCACTAACTCTACAAGCATGTCAACCCTTTTCAATTCTGCCTCCTgcgaccaaaaaaaaaaaatcataaatgagaTTATTGTGGTTCAGACGAGTAAAGGGTAGTGTCCTAAAAGAAGACATTTACCTCGTGGCGTTCTTCAAAGTTCACAAAACTGCGGTACATTTCTCTTATGCTTGCAATGCAACGCTTCATCTCGACATCTTCTGCATTTTCCCCCCAAAAGGAcatgtcttttttctttataaaattGTTCGAACCATCTCTCTTCCAGCTCTCATCTGCCATTAAACGATAATATAGACTTAACAGTTTCTTATCCCAATCCTTTCCAAAAGCATCTTTAGTCTCCTCACAATAAACAACATATTTTTCAGATCCATTGAAGAGTTCATATAAGCGCTCAATCAATTCCATGCGCTCAACCTTCGATGCAAACAGCACATTGTAATACCATTCAGTAGGAAGTCTGCAATTCAAATGATGAATGCCAGAGTTTTTAagcaaataaaacatatataggATTGTTGAAAGAAAATCTCTAAATGGCATGaaaattattgatttatttcCAAAAACAGTTACCAACCTCTTATACTACTTTGATTGCGGAAACTATTAAGCTAAATTTCAAAGTCCATTATAGTCAATTAAAGTTAATTCACGGTGAAAGCAATATCGTTGGAAATCGGGAAATACAATTCGGATAGATCGTTTTACGTACCTTGTAGTATATACTTTCATATTAGGCTTTAAATCCATATTTTTACGACCGTCGGTGAAAGTCTTCAAGAAAAGGTCAAATTCTGCTTCTGGACCAGCCCCAATACGAGATCGACTCATGATCTCCAGCAAAAGAGTCTTCAACTTTGTGCGTACCCGAAGGTCATCAATTTGATACTCACCTGCACCCACCTCATTAAAAGCTTGCACATAAGACATAAGGGCATCAAAAACAACTAGAGATCGATGTTAGAAACAACTGACCTTGTACATCAAATCTCACGAACTTGGGCACCAATTCAATGGTACAAACACCATAGGACAACGGAAATCTCTCCTCCTCTATGAAAATAGAGTCAAGCTCAAAACGACACCTTACTTGAGATGCCAAGAGGAGCAAAGCAGATGTAATTATATCCCTAAACGGAAAGAAGAGAGATTTTTAAGAGAGACCAGATTAAGAGAAGATGATCAAGCAAAAGTAATGCAATAAAACTAACCTTATCACAGTTTTAAAATAATCTGATATGAATAAAGTATTGGGTTGATTGAGTTTGCCTTTGGATATGGATGTTTCCAAGGAACACCCTTTTGTGACTAAAGCAAGATACCACAAAGAACTATCTCCTTTCACTTGAAAGGGTTTCATCGGGACAGGAGCAAATACCATAATACTTTTCCATAAAGCCCTTTTCACCAAAAGTGCTTGCTCCAACGTTTCAAACCTCTGAACGtgacaaatttttaaaaactcTCCTCCGCCGCGAACACGATATACATGATCTTCGATGTCCTTCTTGATGCAACTTTCAGCCTCAAAATCATAACTAAACCTCATTTCGAGCTGTAATCCAAGATGGGCGAAAATGAAC
Proteins encoded in this window:
- the LOC119999305 gene encoding thioredoxin H-type-like, with product MAAELVFGIHTVDSWTQQLNNAKESKQLVVVDFTATWCGPCRIIAPIFSELAKKFTNVIFLKVDVDELRTVAEEWSVEAMPTFIFLKEGKLVHKIVGARKDELVQVVEKLATETASA
- the LOC119999651 gene encoding lon protease 2-like, yielding MALPQQLISSHKPSLKPCPSIPNRKPFLYSSPPGLKLCRCRRVNSLRCSDSSFSEKHHTNSPKSVDGVELPLFPLPLVLFPGAILPLQIFEFRYRIMMHTLLETDLRFGVIYSDSVSGTADVGCVGEIFKHERLAEDRFFLVCKGQERFRVTDLVRTKPYLVAEVTWLEDRPSGDEDLEGLANEAETYMNDVIRLSNRLDGKPEKEAQDLRKNLFPTPFSFFVGSTFEGAPREQQALLELEDTAARLKREKETLRNTLNYLSAATAVKDVFPSS
- the LOC120000881 gene encoding uncharacterized protein LOC120000881; protein product: MVFAPVPMKPFQVKGDSSLWYLALVTKGCSLETSISKGKLNQPNTLFISDYFKTVIRDIITSALLLLASQVRCRFELDSIFIEEERFPLSYGVCTIELVPKFVRFDVQGEYQIDDLRVRTKLKTLLLEIMSRSRIGAGPEAEFDLFLKTFTDGRKNMDLKPNMKVYTTRLPTEWYYNVLFASKVERMELIERLYELFNGSEKYVVYCEETKDAFGKDWDKKLLSLYYRLMADESWKRDGSNNFIKKKDMSFWGENAEDVEMKRCIASIREMYRSFVNFEERHEEAELKRVDMLVELVHEIFPCHIAALARGASKMRWPLIMDFGRSTMHWPISCELTEGLRIDPILLI